One stretch of Chryseobacterium indologenes DNA includes these proteins:
- a CDS encoding aminoacyl-histidine dipeptidase: protein MELSNIEPQIIWKNFSKLNAVPRPSKKEEKVIAFIKGFGENLGLETTVDEVGNVIIKKPATAGMENRKSIVLQSHLDMVCQKNNDVNFDFETEGIKMEVDGDWVKAKGTTLGADNGLGVATIMSILESSDIPHPALEALFTIDEETGMTGAIGLKPGQLTGEILLNLDTEEDDEIDIGCAGGVDVTITQSYATEAPKGQVVRIEVKGLQGGHSGMDIHKGFGNANIILGRLLYKGLEKQNIELISIDGGGLRNAIPREGVAIVSVRNAHEFIQEATVLKAEILEEFASVEAGLQINIENSTSSDKAISEADSKKVILTLKGLHNGVYRMSPDVADLVEASNNVARVELKGGELKILNLTRSSVDSSKYSTAEQLKSVAELAGMNVVFSGSYPGWKPRPGSEIVQIMEKIYTEKFNEKPHVVACHAGLECGIIGANYPDMEMVSFGPTIRGAHSPDEKANIPSAQKFWSFLKDILANIPQK, encoded by the coding sequence ATGGAATTATCTAATATAGAACCGCAGATAATCTGGAAAAACTTTTCCAAATTAAATGCAGTTCCAAGACCATCTAAAAAAGAGGAAAAAGTAATTGCTTTCATCAAAGGATTTGGTGAAAATTTAGGATTAGAAACTACTGTAGATGAAGTAGGAAACGTAATTATTAAAAAACCTGCTACTGCAGGAATGGAAAACCGTAAATCTATTGTACTTCAGTCACACTTGGATATGGTTTGCCAGAAAAACAATGACGTTAATTTTGACTTTGAAACAGAAGGGATCAAAATGGAGGTTGATGGAGATTGGGTTAAGGCAAAAGGAACCACTTTAGGAGCTGATAACGGTTTAGGAGTGGCTACAATTATGTCTATCCTTGAAAGTTCAGATATTCCACACCCTGCATTGGAAGCTTTATTCACCATTGATGAAGAAACAGGAATGACAGGAGCTATCGGCTTAAAACCAGGGCAACTTACCGGAGAAATCTTATTAAACCTTGATACAGAAGAAGATGATGAAATCGACATAGGCTGTGCCGGAGGTGTTGACGTTACCATCACTCAAAGCTATGCAACAGAAGCTCCAAAAGGACAGGTTGTAAGAATTGAAGTAAAAGGATTACAGGGAGGTCACTCAGGAATGGATATCCATAAAGGGTTCGGAAATGCAAACATTATCCTTGGAAGACTTCTTTACAAAGGATTGGAAAAGCAAAACATAGAACTGATCTCTATTGATGGAGGCGGGTTAAGAAATGCGATCCCAAGAGAAGGGGTTGCTATCGTCTCTGTAAGAAATGCTCACGAATTCATCCAGGAAGCTACTGTTCTTAAAGCAGAAATTTTAGAAGAATTTGCCTCCGTAGAAGCAGGTCTTCAAATTAATATTGAAAACTCTACATCTTCTGACAAAGCTATTTCAGAAGCTGATTCTAAAAAAGTTATCCTTACTTTAAAAGGTCTTCATAATGGAGTGTACAGAATGAGCCCGGATGTAGCAGACCTTGTAGAAGCTTCTAACAACGTTGCAAGAGTTGAATTGAAAGGCGGGGAATTAAAGATTCTTAACCTTACAAGATCTTCAGTAGACTCTTCTAAATATTCTACAGCAGAACAGTTGAAATCTGTAGCAGAATTAGCTGGAATGAATGTAGTATTCAGTGGTTCATACCCAGGATGGAAACCAAGACCAGGGTCTGAAATTGTACAGATCATGGAAAAGATCTACACAGAGAAATTCAATGAAAAGCCTCACGTTGTAGCTTGTCACGCAGGTTTAGAATGTGGTATTATCGGAGCTAACTATCCGGACATGGAAATGGTAAGTTTCGGACCAACCATCAGAGGAGCACACTCTCCTGATGAGAAAGCTAACATTCCGTCTGCTCAGAAATTCTGGAGCTTCCTGAAAGATATTTTAGCGAATATTCCTCAGAAATAG